From Rutidosis leptorrhynchoides isolate AG116_Rl617_1_P2 chromosome 3, CSIRO_AGI_Rlap_v1, whole genome shotgun sequence, a single genomic window includes:
- the LOC139897719 gene encoding transcription factor MYB106-like yields MGRSPSFEKGLKKGPWTSEEDRKLVAYIEEHGHGSWRALPVKAGLQRCGKSCRLRWINYLRPDIKRGKFSLQEEQTIIQLHALLGNRWSAIATHLPKRTDNEIKNYWNTHLKKRLTKMGIDPITHKSRTPVSTNLSHMTQWENARLEAEARLVRRSKVVSNFYQQIHHGLTPIINKSSFSQQQQPSCLDVLKVWQGISLCKFSNVGEFKTTPNYQIVSHVNNEKVEPTTLNAPESPNDKGTQNKVEGCDLGYDQDNYLMEAFTNNLVNDANGQGYHDDFEDDNNYWSNILDKLGNNSSISSIF; encoded by the exons ATGGGGAGATCACCAAGTTTTGAGAAGGGTTTGAAGAAAGGTCCATGGACGTCAGAAGAAGATCGAAAACTTGTGGCATACATTGAAGAACATGGCCATGGAAGTTGGCGTGCATTGCCTGTTAAAGCCG GGCTCCAAAGATGTGGAAAAAGTTGTAGACTAAGATGGATAAACTATTTAAGGCCAGATATCAAAAGAGGAAAGTTTAGTTTACAAGAAGAACAAACCATCATTCAACTCCATGCCCTTCTTGGCAATAG GTGGTCTGCAATTGCTACTCATTTACCCAAAAGAACCGATAACGAGATAAAAAATTACTGGAACACGCATCTTAAAAAACGCCTAACCAAAATGGGCATTGACCCGATCACCCACAAATCAAGAACGCCGGTTAGCACCAACTTGAGTCATATGACACAATGGGAGAACGCTCGTCTTGAAGCAGAGGCTAGGCTTGTTCGTCGATCTAAAGTTGTTTCTAACTTTTACCAACAAATCCATCACGGTTTAACTCCTATTATCAACAAGTCATCGttttcgcaacaacaacaaccatcatGTCTTGATGTGCTTAAAGTATGGCAAGGTATTAGTTTATGTAAGTTCTCTAATGTTGGTGAATTCAAGACTACTCCTAACTATCAAATCGTCTCACACGTGAACAATGAAAAAGTCGAGCCAACAACTTTAAATGCTCCTGAAAGCCCAAATGATAAAGGAACTCAAAACAAAGTAGAAGGGTGTGATTTGGGATATGATCAAGACAACTATTTGATGGAGGCTTTTACAAATAACTTGGTCAACGATGCCAATGGTCAAGGCTATCATGATGATTTTGAAGATGATAACAATTACTGGAGTAACATTCTTGATAAATTAGGAAATAATTCATCAATCTCGTCTATTTTTTAA